The following coding sequences are from one Pseudonocardia sp. EC080619-01 window:
- a CDS encoding MCE family protein, with the protein MIGTTGRIGRAAALLTAVAIGASGCGVVDGGLRGIPLPGGASLGDDPYRVQIEFPDVVDLVPQSIVRYGDVPIGTVESVDVEPASWNALVTIDVNRDVELPANSTARVRTTSLLGEKFVSLDRPQGPAEGSLAQAGRIPLQSSGRAAEVEEVLGALSMLLNGGGVAQIRTISTELNNALSGREPEIRALLGNLDQLVGSLDQSKDDINRALDGLNRLSATLAERRPQIQNALQNISPGLRELEAQRTQLVGMLQALDRLSGVATNVVNRSRDDLLADLEALRPVLRNLADSGQNLPDSLELLLTIPFTDAATDAVAGDYANLYVTVDADLGNILQNILNSRQLGLPLPLDQLQQLPPTAQLLTPLLGGDAPATPPAPGVPQLPLLGPEQATPAPAPPAEGAPGTPAPSGTAPATPTPTPAPESGDSGGGGLLGGLFGGGS; encoded by the coding sequence GTGATCGGCACGACCGGCCGGATCGGTCGCGCCGCCGCCCTGCTGACCGCCGTGGCGATCGGTGCGAGCGGCTGCGGCGTGGTCGACGGCGGCCTGCGGGGCATCCCGCTGCCCGGTGGCGCGAGCCTCGGCGACGACCCCTACCGGGTGCAGATCGAGTTCCCGGACGTCGTGGACCTCGTCCCGCAGTCGATCGTGCGCTACGGCGACGTCCCGATCGGGACGGTCGAGAGCGTCGACGTGGAGCCGGCCTCCTGGAACGCGCTCGTCACGATCGACGTCAACCGCGACGTCGAGCTGCCGGCGAACTCGACCGCCCGGGTGCGGACGACGTCGCTGCTCGGCGAGAAGTTCGTGTCCCTGGACCGTCCGCAGGGTCCCGCCGAGGGCTCGCTGGCCCAGGCCGGGCGGATCCCGCTGCAGTCCTCCGGCCGGGCGGCCGAGGTCGAGGAGGTGCTCGGCGCGCTGTCGATGCTGCTCAACGGTGGCGGCGTCGCGCAGATCCGGACGATCTCCACCGAGCTCAACAACGCGCTCTCCGGACGCGAGCCGGAGATCCGGGCCCTGCTCGGCAACCTCGACCAGCTGGTCGGGTCGCTGGACCAGAGCAAGGACGACATCAACCGCGCGCTCGACGGCCTCAACCGGCTGTCGGCGACGCTGGCCGAGCGCCGTCCGCAGATCCAGAACGCCCTGCAGAACATCAGCCCCGGGCTGCGCGAGCTGGAGGCGCAGCGGACCCAGCTGGTCGGGATGCTGCAGGCGCTCGACCGGCTGTCCGGCGTCGCGACGAACGTCGTGAACCGCTCCCGCGACGACCTCCTCGCCGATCTCGAGGCGCTGCGACCGGTCCTGCGCAACCTCGCCGACTCCGGGCAGAACCTGCCGGACTCGCTCGAGCTGCTGCTGACGATCCCCTTCACCGACGCGGCCACCGACGCCGTCGCCGGCGACTACGCGAACCTCTACGTGACGGTCGACGCCGACCTGGGGAACATCCTGCAGAACATCCTGAACTCCCGGCAGCTGGGACTCCCGCTGCCGCTGGACCAGCTCCAACAGCTGCCGCCGACGGCCCAGCTGCTCACCCCGCTGCTCGGCGGGGACGCGCCGGCCACCCCGCCTGCCCCCGGCGTCCCGCAGCTGCCGCTGCTCGGGCCGGAGCAGGCGACCCCGGCACCGGCGCCCCCCGCGGAGGGCGCGCCCGGGACCCCGGCGCCGTCCGGAACGGCACCGGCGACCCCGACCCCGACCCCGGCGCCCGAGTCCGGTGACTCCGGCGGTGGCGGTCTCCTCGGCGGA